The following coding sequences are from one Selenomonas sputigena ATCC 35185 window:
- the recJ gene encoding single-stranded-DNA-specific exonuclease RecJ, which translates to MEKEWSLLPDTSARAVEFSQRIGTTPFTAALLLHRGITSDEEARAFLHPEKQPFHDPFLMRDMEKAVSRIEQAIEAQERIVVYGDYDVDGITATSLLCRNLRQLGAAADYFIPHRQKDGYGLHKETLDEIIAGGARLIVTVDCGISAVEEAAAAKDKVDLIITDHHLPGKELPKALAVIDPHRADCSYPDKNIAGVGVAFKLCQALWQKMRGKAFTGDLDIVALGTVADVVPLLGENRKIVQQGLRVLKKSKRPGIQALLAVTELQEKEITAGHIGFVLAPRLNAAGRLASALRGVELLLTEDGEEAQAIAEELDAANRERQAVEQEILQVAEKQIEEIDVKRAHVLVLHGEGWHPGVIGIVASRIVERYYRPTVIIAEEDGIGKGSCRSIRGFHMFEALSACGEHLLGFGGHAQAAGLSLRSADVASFREAMEAYAAKVLTEEDFVPILDIELELAPEKITEQLMTEIKLLEPYGMGNPKPLFSTHGVRGSYARQIGKEGQHLKFELDGLDASIDVLAWGKGEEAPLVNRERIDIAYFPEYHVWREKRSLQLMLEDFRPARAEAKHPDRDALASVYRFLLARQRAGEGLPADAEKLLAEYLLHFPVMGIFTFQKALQIFEELGILLPDDGRYAFCPPQEKLDLQKSRIFREGNPL; encoded by the coding sequence ATGGAGAAAGAATGGTCGCTCTTGCCTGATACATCGGCGAGAGCTGTGGAATTTTCCCAGCGCATCGGCACGACGCCCTTCACGGCGGCGCTTCTTCTGCATCGCGGCATCACATCGGACGAAGAGGCGCGGGCGTTCCTTCATCCGGAAAAGCAGCCGTTTCACGATCCGTTCTTGATGAGGGATATGGAAAAGGCCGTCTCGCGCATAGAGCAGGCGATCGAAGCGCAGGAGCGCATCGTCGTCTATGGCGATTACGACGTCGACGGCATCACGGCGACCTCGCTTCTCTGCCGCAATCTGCGTCAGCTCGGCGCGGCTGCAGACTACTTCATTCCGCATCGTCAGAAGGACGGCTACGGGCTGCACAAGGAAACGCTCGATGAGATCATCGCTGGGGGCGCCAGGCTCATCGTCACGGTGGACTGCGGCATCTCCGCCGTCGAGGAGGCGGCAGCGGCAAAAGACAAGGTCGATCTCATCATCACCGATCACCACCTGCCGGGCAAGGAACTGCCCAAAGCCCTCGCCGTCATCGATCCGCATCGTGCAGACTGCTCATATCCCGACAAGAACATCGCGGGCGTGGGCGTGGCGTTCAAGCTCTGCCAAGCGCTTTGGCAGAAAATGCGCGGCAAGGCCTTCACGGGCGATCTTGACATCGTCGCCCTGGGCACGGTCGCCGACGTTGTGCCGCTCCTCGGGGAAAATCGGAAGATCGTGCAGCAAGGTCTGCGCGTCTTGAAGAAATCGAAGCGTCCGGGTATTCAGGCGCTTCTCGCTGTGACGGAACTCCAAGAGAAGGAGATCACGGCCGGACATATCGGCTTCGTGCTCGCGCCGCGGCTCAATGCGGCGGGACGCCTGGCGTCCGCGCTGCGCGGCGTCGAATTGCTCCTGACGGAGGACGGGGAGGAAGCGCAGGCGATTGCGGAGGAGCTTGATGCGGCGAATCGCGAGCGTCAGGCCGTGGAGCAGGAGATCCTGCAGGTGGCAGAAAAACAGATCGAGGAGATTGACGTCAAGCGAGCGCATGTGCTCGTGCTTCATGGAGAAGGCTGGCATCCCGGCGTCATCGGCATCGTGGCCTCGCGCATCGTCGAGCGCTATTACCGTCCGACGGTCATCATCGCGGAAGAAGACGGCATCGGCAAGGGATCGTGCCGCAGCATACGCGGCTTCCACATGTTTGAAGCTCTTTCTGCCTGCGGGGAGCATCTTCTGGGCTTTGGCGGCCACGCACAGGCGGCGGGGCTTTCGCTTCGCTCGGCGGACGTCGCTTCCTTCCGTGAGGCTATGGAGGCTTATGCGGCAAAGGTGCTGACGGAAGAGGATTTCGTGCCGATTCTCGACATCGAGCTGGAACTTGCACCCGAGAAGATTACGGAGCAGCTGATGACGGAGATCAAGCTTTTGGAGCCGTACGGCATGGGAAATCCCAAGCCGCTCTTTTCGACGCACGGCGTTCGCGGCAGTTATGCGCGGCAGATCGGCAAGGAGGGGCAGCACCTGAAGTTTGAGCTTGACGGCTTGGACGCGAGCATTGACGTTCTGGCTTGGGGCAAGGGCGAGGAGGCGCCGCTCGTCAATCGCGAGCGCATCGACATCGCGTATTTTCCCGAATACCATGTATGGCGCGAGAAGCGCTCTCTGCAGCTCATGCTTGAAGATTTTCGTCCGGCACGCGCCGAGGCGAAGCATCCCGACCGTGACGCGCTGGCCTCGGTCTATCGTTTCCTGCTCGCACGTCAAAGAGCGGGCGAAGGTCTGCCGGCAGATGCGGAAAAACTTCTGGCAGAGTATCTGCTTCATTTCCCCGTCATGGGAATCTTCACGTTTCAAAAAGCGCTGCAGATTTTCGAAGAACTCGGCATCCTGCTGCCTGACGACGGACGATATGCGTTCTGCCCGCCGCAAGAGAAGCTCGACTTGCAGAAGTCGCGCATCTTCCGTGAAGGAAATCCGCTGTGA
- a CDS encoding RelA/SpoT family protein, which yields MSEMNPVTIDAILEAVKRYQPNADTDLIRRAYELADAAHKGQKRVSGEDYIIHPLAVAKILTDLQIDDITISAAILHDVVEDTTHTLDEMRELFGDEVAMLIDGVTKLGRIQYKSKEEQQLESYRKMFLAMAKDIRVIMIKLADRLHNMRTLKYMREDKQKRIARETIEIYAPLANRLGISNVKWELEDLCLRYLDPKAYYDLVESVKQKRQERQAFIDEAHEQIVEKLEEAHITAEIQGRAKHFYSIYKKMKRDQKDISEIYDLSALRVLVDSVKDCYGVLGIIHAMWKPLPGRFKDYIAMPKSNGYQSLHTTVICRGYPLEIQIRTFAMHKVSEYGVAAHWKYKEAGKSVGATREYDQKMSWLRQMVSLQHELDDPREYFEALKVDVFSDEVFVFTPKGDVVDLPKGSIPIDFAYRIHTEVGHHCVGAKVNSKIVPLEYKLKNGDIVSIITNKSNNGPSRDWLNIVASSETRTKIRSWFKKQRKEENIARGMDMMEKEAKHLGYVPKEILKPERLELLAKKLNIPQVNDLLASIGYGGITLNGILGKLIEMHKQDLQKATPPDISQMLSELKQPLKNRKKKASHGILVEGEGGFLVRLARCCNPIPGDPITGYITRGRGVSVHRSDCPNLLNDMDFSRVIEVNWDVGLDKVYTVQIEIVCNDKTGMLAELFALPAEMKVNISSLTAKTNKTNRTSIVNMGLDVRNSQQVAQIMTKIRRMKDVYSVSRSLGTSAKDDEL from the coding sequence ATGAGTGAAATGAATCCCGTGACGATCGATGCGATCTTGGAAGCGGTCAAGCGCTATCAGCCAAATGCGGACACCGACCTCATCCGAAGGGCGTACGAACTTGCGGACGCCGCACACAAGGGACAGAAGCGCGTTTCGGGTGAAGACTACATCATCCATCCGCTGGCTGTCGCGAAGATTTTGACGGATCTGCAGATCGACGACATCACGATCAGCGCGGCCATCCTGCATGACGTCGTGGAAGATACGACGCATACGCTCGATGAAATGCGCGAGCTTTTCGGCGATGAGGTCGCAATGCTCATCGACGGCGTGACGAAGCTCGGCAGGATCCAATATAAGTCGAAGGAAGAGCAGCAGCTCGAAAGCTATCGCAAAATGTTTCTCGCGATGGCGAAGGACATCCGCGTCATCATGATCAAGCTCGCCGACCGCCTGCACAACATGCGCACGCTCAAGTACATGCGCGAGGACAAGCAGAAGCGCATCGCGCGGGAGACCATCGAGATCTACGCGCCGCTCGCGAACCGCCTCGGCATATCGAATGTCAAGTGGGAGCTTGAGGATCTGTGCCTGCGCTATCTCGATCCCAAGGCGTACTACGATCTCGTCGAGAGCGTCAAGCAGAAGCGGCAGGAGCGGCAGGCGTTCATCGACGAGGCGCACGAGCAAATCGTGGAAAAGCTCGAAGAAGCGCATATAACGGCGGAAATCCAGGGACGTGCCAAGCATTTCTACAGCATCTACAAGAAGATGAAGCGCGATCAGAAGGACATCAGCGAGATCTACGACCTGTCGGCTCTGCGCGTGCTCGTCGACTCCGTCAAGGACTGCTACGGCGTGCTCGGCATCATCCATGCGATGTGGAAGCCGCTGCCCGGCCGCTTCAAAGACTACATTGCCATGCCGAAGTCGAACGGCTACCAGTCCCTGCACACGACCGTGATCTGCCGCGGCTATCCGCTTGAGATTCAGATCCGCACGTTTGCCATGCACAAGGTTTCAGAGTACGGTGTTGCCGCGCATTGGAAGTACAAGGAAGCGGGAAAGAGCGTCGGCGCGACGCGCGAGTACGATCAGAAAATGTCGTGGCTGCGTCAGATGGTCAGCCTGCAGCATGAGTTGGACGATCCGCGCGAATACTTCGAGGCTCTGAAGGTCGACGTCTTTTCCGACGAGGTCTTCGTCTTCACCCCTAAGGGCGATGTCGTCGATCTGCCCAAAGGATCGATTCCCATAGATTTCGCCTACCGCATCCACACGGAAGTCGGGCATCACTGCGTGGGCGCCAAGGTCAACAGCAAGATCGTGCCGCTCGAATACAAGCTGAAGAACGGCGACATCGTTTCCATCATTACGAATAAATCGAACAACGGGCCGAGCCGCGATTGGCTCAACATCGTTGCGTCCTCGGAGACGCGCACGAAGATACGCTCGTGGTTCAAGAAGCAGCGCAAGGAAGAAAATATCGCGCGCGGCATGGACATGATGGAGAAGGAGGCCAAGCATCTCGGCTATGTACCAAAGGAGATCTTGAAACCCGAGCGCCTTGAACTTTTGGCGAAGAAGCTCAATATACCGCAGGTAAATGACCTCTTGGCATCCATCGGCTACGGCGGCATAACGCTCAACGGCATCCTAGGAAAGCTCATCGAAATGCACAAGCAGGATCTGCAGAAGGCGACGCCGCCCGATATTTCCCAAATGCTCAGCGAACTAAAGCAGCCGCTCAAGAACCGCAAGAAGAAGGCGAGCCACGGCATCCTCGTGGAAGGGGAGGGCGGCTTCCTCGTCCGTCTGGCACGCTGCTGCAATCCGATTCCAGGCGATCCGATCACGGGCTACATCACGCGCGGGCGCGGCGTTTCCGTGCATCGTTCGGACTGCCCGAATCTCTTGAACGATATGGATTTCTCGCGCGTCATCGAGGTCAACTGGGATGTCGGCCTCGACAAGGTATATACGGTGCAGATCGAGATCGTCTGCAACGATAAGACAGGCATGCTTGCCGAACTTTTCGCCCTGCCGGCCGAGATGAAGGTCAACATCAGCTCACTCACGGCGAAGACGAACAAGACGAACAGAACCTCAATCGTCAATATGGGGCTTGATGTGCGAAACTCGCAGCAGGTGGCGCAGATCATGACGAAGATCCGCCGCATGAAGGACGTCTACAGCGTATCGCGCTCTCTGGGCACGTCAGCAAAGGATGATGAATTATGA
- a CDS encoding MBL fold metallo-hydrolase, producing the protein MSLNMKALVVGALGVNCYILHEEGSKEAIAIDPGGSEETVWQHIQEDGLNLKAILNTHAHADHIGAIDFLREKTGAKLYIHEADAPMLLDAQKNLSAFMGTPIMTRPADILLKGGEVLEIGGMKFTVLHTPGHSPGGVCYLMEDRVFSGDTLFAESVGRTDFPGSSSRDLLTSIKEKLMTLPDELAVYCGHGPATTIGHERKCNPYINGFGFM; encoded by the coding sequence ATGAGTTTGAACATGAAGGCGCTCGTGGTAGGGGCGCTCGGCGTCAACTGCTATATTCTGCATGAGGAAGGAAGCAAAGAGGCGATAGCGATCGATCCGGGCGGCAGCGAAGAGACTGTATGGCAGCATATCCAAGAAGATGGACTGAACCTCAAGGCGATTCTCAACACACATGCCCATGCCGACCATATCGGCGCCATCGACTTTCTGCGCGAGAAAACGGGCGCGAAGCTTTATATCCATGAGGCTGATGCGCCGATGCTCCTCGATGCGCAAAAGAACTTGTCCGCCTTTATGGGCACGCCGATCATGACGCGCCCCGCCGATATTCTCTTGAAGGGCGGCGAGGTCTTGGAGATCGGCGGCATGAAGTTCACCGTGCTCCATACGCCCGGACATTCCCCGGGCGGCGTCTGCTACCTCATGGAGGATCGCGTTTTCAGCGGCGACACGCTGTTTGCTGAATCCGTCGGCAGGACGGATTTTCCCGGCTCTTCCTCCCGAGATCTCCTGACTTCCATTAAAGAAAAGCTCATGACGCTGCCCGACGAACTTGCCGTATACTGTGGGCATGGCCCGGCGACGACAATCGGGCATGAGAGAAAGTGCAATCCTTATATCAATGGCTTTGGTTTCATGTAG
- a CDS encoding Fur family transcriptional regulator, whose amino-acid sequence MAKITMEDLRKRLQERQHKMTPQRQIVLQVFMDRPGQHISAEDVHMILRANHSEIGLATVYRSLELLVELGLLQKMEFGDGCSRYEISDLNPGEHQHHHLICLSCGKVTEFSEDLLENLEKKVADECDFQIEDHQVKLFGYCKECRKH is encoded by the coding sequence ATGGCTAAAATAACAATGGAGGATCTGAGAAAGAGGCTGCAGGAACGTCAGCATAAGATGACGCCGCAGCGGCAGATCGTTCTGCAGGTTTTCATGGATCGTCCTGGCCAGCATATCAGCGCGGAGGACGTGCACATGATCTTGCGCGCCAATCATTCGGAAATCGGCTTGGCTACTGTCTATCGCAGCTTGGAGCTTCTCGTCGAGCTGGGGCTTTTGCAGAAGATGGAGTTCGGCGACGGCTGCAGCCGCTACGAGATCTCGGATCTCAATCCTGGCGAGCATCAGCATCATCACTTGATTTGCCTGAGCTGCGGCAAGGTCACCGAGTTTTCTGAGGATCTTCTGGAGAATCTTGAGAAGAAGGTTGCCGATGAATGCGACTTCCAGATCGAGGATCATCAAGTCAAGCTGTTCGGTTACTGCAAGGAGTGCCGCAAGCATTGA
- the hemZ gene encoding coproporphyrinogen dehydrogenase HemZ: MIVRRFLLDRKEEVIVKLVRELLELFKIRVLDLEEECGEEQADFAVLSVRHEIAMDPVPAVHTELLAVEETGEERRFSIGGAARQGEKAMAAVHRLVKLNLYRLFRTHFAMPAAAWGILHGVRPTKIVHRFIEAGLSREEIVARLVEDYEVSLEKASYMTAMAFRQRPFLQTSDERTISVYVGIPFCRSRCLYCSFPAYILPNDEQLSAFFAAWDKDLAAAKREIERHRLKVQSIYIGGGTPTSLSNADFERVLSLVEGAFYGEHTGEFTVEAGRPDTMTPEKALSMKEHRVSRVSVNPQTMQQRTLERIGRAHTPEDIVRMFRLLRETGDFSINMDVILGLPGETRSDIADTMAKVLALAPDDVTLHSLALKRGSKLKMHLEEYELPNDAEVQAMFRTAMEQVQDKGFLPYYLYRQGYMSGQMENVGCARPGAESMYNMQIMDEHQTILGIGCAATSKIMNFRTKRLKASFNAKDFHTYVRDIDDYIAKRSALLAEAYRNEGEEETC; encoded by the coding sequence TTGATTGTTCGACGTTTCTTGCTCGACCGAAAAGAGGAGGTCATCGTCAAGCTCGTGCGCGAGCTTTTGGAACTCTTCAAGATTCGGGTGTTGGATCTTGAAGAGGAGTGCGGCGAGGAACAGGCGGATTTTGCCGTATTGTCTGTGCGGCATGAAATTGCCATGGATCCTGTGCCTGCAGTTCATACGGAACTTCTTGCTGTGGAGGAGACGGGGGAGGAACGGCGCTTTTCTATAGGGGGCGCCGCAAGGCAGGGCGAAAAGGCGATGGCGGCTGTCCATCGCCTCGTCAAGCTCAACCTCTACCGTCTCTTTCGTACGCATTTCGCTATGCCTGCGGCGGCATGGGGCATCCTGCACGGCGTCCGCCCGACGAAGATCGTGCATCGCTTCATCGAGGCGGGACTTTCGCGTGAGGAGATCGTCGCACGACTCGTGGAGGACTACGAGGTTTCTTTGGAGAAGGCTTCGTACATGACGGCGATGGCGTTTCGCCAGAGACCGTTCCTGCAGACCTCGGACGAGCGGACGATCAGCGTCTATGTTGGCATACCGTTCTGCCGCTCGCGCTGCCTTTACTGCTCGTTTCCCGCCTACATCCTGCCGAATGATGAGCAGCTCAGCGCTTTTTTTGCCGCATGGGACAAGGATCTCGCGGCAGCGAAGCGCGAGATTGAGCGTCATCGCTTGAAGGTGCAGAGCATCTACATCGGCGGCGGCACGCCGACGAGTCTCAGCAATGCGGATTTCGAGCGCGTGCTTTCCCTCGTCGAGGGAGCATTTTACGGCGAGCATACGGGCGAGTTTACCGTGGAGGCGGGACGTCCCGATACGATGACGCCGGAAAAGGCGCTCTCGATGAAGGAGCATCGCGTGAGCCGCGTCAGCGTGAATCCGCAGACGATGCAGCAGCGCACATTGGAGCGCATCGGCAGGGCGCATACGCCCGAAGACATCGTCCGCATGTTCCGCCTGTTGCGCGAGACGGGAGATTTTTCCATCAATATGGACGTCATCCTCGGCCTGCCGGGGGAGACGCGCTCGGACATCGCCGATACGATGGCGAAGGTTCTCGCGCTCGCCCCTGACGACGTGACGCTTCATTCGCTCGCCTTGAAGCGCGGCTCGAAGCTTAAGATGCACTTGGAAGAATATGAGCTTCCGAATGACGCCGAGGTGCAGGCGATGTTTCGGACGGCGATGGAGCAGGTGCAGGACAAGGGTTTTTTGCCGTACTATCTCTATCGGCAGGGCTATATGAGCGGGCAGATGGAAAATGTCGGCTGTGCGCGTCCGGGCGCTGAGAGCATGTACAATATGCAGATCATGGACGAGCATCAGACGATCCTAGGCATCGGCTGCGCCGCGACGAGCAAGATCATGAATTTCCGCACGAAGAGGCTCAAGGCGTCGTTCAACGCCAAGGATTTTCATACTTATGTGCGCGATATCGACGATTATATCGCGAAGCGATCCGCTCTTTTAGCGGAGGCTTACCGAAACGAGGGGGAGGAAGAAACGTGTTGA
- the hisS gene encoding histidine--tRNA ligase, which produces MLINGPRGTKDILPDTVAQWTHVEKVIRELCARYGYREIRTPIFEHTELFLRGIGETTDVVEKEMYTFTDRGERSLTLRPENTASVVRSYLQNKLYAADALVKLFYIGSMFRYDRPQAGRYREFHQFGVEALGEENPAVDAEIIVLAVEFLRALGLQELKLHLNSVGCPKCRPVYRERLQEFFRPHLEELCTDCRSRFERNPLRLLDCKNEHCHALAEGAPRITDCLCDECRVHFTEVQSYLTAAGIPFELDANLVRGLDYYTKTAFEVKYTPLGAQSAVAGGGRYDGLVEEVGGPPTPGIGFAVGLERVLLALEKQELLPEELEAVDVFVVALGEAAQIPAFKLLHELRAAKLSAAMDFAGRSMKAQMKQANKKNARFVAILGEDEVKEASALLKDMKTSEQKKLALKDFVPALCVEVKN; this is translated from the coding sequence GTGTTGATCAACGGACCGCGCGGCACGAAGGATATTTTGCCTGATACGGTCGCACAATGGACGCATGTGGAGAAGGTGATCCGCGAGCTATGTGCGCGATATGGTTACCGTGAAATCCGCACGCCGATTTTCGAGCATACGGAGCTTTTCCTGCGCGGCATCGGCGAGACGACTGACGTCGTGGAAAAGGAGATGTACACGTTCACCGATCGCGGCGAGCGCAGCCTTACGCTGCGGCCCGAGAATACGGCGTCCGTCGTGCGCTCGTACCTGCAGAACAAGCTCTATGCCGCCGACGCTCTCGTGAAGCTCTTCTACATCGGCTCGATGTTCCGCTACGACCGGCCGCAGGCAGGGCGCTACCGCGAGTTCCACCAGTTCGGCGTGGAAGCCCTAGGCGAGGAAAACCCCGCAGTTGACGCGGAGATCATCGTGCTGGCGGTCGAGTTTCTGCGTGCGCTCGGCTTGCAGGAGCTGAAGCTGCATCTCAATTCCGTCGGCTGTCCCAAGTGCCGTCCCGTCTATCGCGAGAGGCTGCAGGAGTTCTTCCGCCCGCATCTCGAAGAGCTTTGCACGGACTGCCGCTCGCGCTTCGAGCGCAATCCGCTGCGCCTTTTGGACTGCAAGAACGAGCATTGCCATGCGCTCGCAGAAGGTGCGCCGCGCATCACGGACTGCCTTTGCGACGAGTGCCGTGTGCATTTCACTGAGGTGCAGTCGTATCTTACGGCGGCGGGCATTCCTTTCGAGCTTGATGCGAATCTCGTGCGCGGCCTCGACTACTATACGAAGACGGCATTCGAGGTCAAGTACACGCCCTTGGGAGCACAGAGCGCCGTGGCGGGCGGCGGCCGCTATGACGGGCTTGTCGAGGAGGTCGGCGGACCGCCGACGCCCGGCATCGGCTTTGCCGTGGGGCTTGAGCGCGTGCTGCTCGCCTTGGAAAAGCAGGAGCTTCTGCCCGAGGAGCTGGAAGCGGTCGACGTCTTCGTCGTCGCCTTGGGCGAGGCGGCGCAGATTCCTGCCTTCAAGCTTCTGCATGAGCTTCGCGCGGCGAAGCTCTCCGCTGCCATGGACTTCGCAGGGCGCAGCATGAAGGCGCAGATGAAGCAGGCAAACAAGAAGAACGCCCGCTTCGTGGCGATCTTAGGGGAAGATGAGGTCAAGGAGGCTTCTGCCCTCTTGAAGGATATGAAGACGAGCGAGCAGAAGAAGCTCGCTTTGAAGGATTTTGTTCCTGCATTATGTGTTGAGGTGAAGAATTGA
- the aspS gene encoding aspartate--tRNA ligase, which translates to METLEGMKRTRHCGELREGDVGAEVVLSGWVSRRRDHGGLIFVDMRDRSGFVQVVYDEAAMGKEAFHKAETLRNEFVIGVRGKVRARSEDTVNPHIETGKIEVVCEELRILNTAKTPPFYIQDNIDVDETLRLKYRYLDLRRPEMQANLMLRHRVTKIMRDFLDRHEFIEIETPMLCKSTPEGARDFLVPSRLNPGKFYALPQSPQIFKQILMVAGFEKYFQIVRCFRDEDLRADRQPEFTQLDIETSFLDENDILELMEGLVAELFDKTLGIKLETPFLRMKWDEAMERFGSDKPDLRFGMELMDISEYVKGSDFKVFSSVLENGGQVKVINVEDYANIPRRELDGLVQYVQGYGAKGLAWIQYTEEGVKSPFKKFYADEVFEKIKEACHAKTGDLLLVIADKPLVVAQALGELRLEMARRRGLIDADALKFLWVTDFPMFEYNEEEKRWKAMHHPFTAPRREDVEYLMSDPGRVKANAYDMVLNGVEIGGGSLRIYQGDLQEKVFEAIGLTQEEARQKFGFMMDAFEYGTPPHGGIAFGLDRLVMLMAKRRSIRDVIAFPKTQSASDVMSHAPSEVDAKQLRELYVRSTAVKKEEKK; encoded by the coding sequence ATGGAAACATTGGAAGGCATGAAGAGGACACGCCATTGCGGCGAGCTGCGTGAGGGTGATGTCGGCGCCGAGGTCGTGCTCTCGGGCTGGGTATCGAGGAGAAGGGATCACGGCGGTCTGATCTTCGTCGATATGCGCGACCGCTCGGGGTTCGTGCAGGTCGTCTACGATGAGGCGGCGATGGGCAAGGAAGCGTTCCACAAGGCGGAAACCCTGCGCAACGAGTTCGTCATCGGCGTGCGCGGCAAGGTGCGCGCGCGCTCGGAGGATACGGTCAATCCGCATATCGAGACGGGCAAGATCGAGGTCGTCTGCGAGGAGCTGCGCATCCTGAATACGGCGAAGACGCCGCCCTTCTACATCCAGGACAACATCGACGTCGACGAAACGCTGCGCCTCAAGTATCGCTATCTTGACCTGCGCCGCCCCGAGATGCAGGCGAATCTCATGCTGCGCCACCGCGTGACGAAGATCATGCGCGACTTCCTAGACCGTCATGAATTCATTGAGATTGAAACGCCGATGCTCTGCAAGAGCACGCCCGAGGGCGCACGCGACTTCCTTGTGCCGAGCCGTCTGAATCCCGGCAAGTTCTACGCACTGCCGCAGTCGCCGCAGATCTTCAAGCAGATTCTCATGGTCGCAGGCTTCGAAAAGTATTTCCAGATCGTGCGCTGCTTCCGCGATGAGGATCTGCGTGCCGATCGACAGCCCGAGTTCACGCAGCTCGATATCGAGACGTCCTTCCTCGATGAGAACGACATCTTGGAGTTGATGGAAGGGCTCGTCGCGGAGCTTTTCGACAAGACGCTCGGCATCAAGCTCGAAACCCCGTTCCTGCGCATGAAGTGGGACGAGGCGATGGAGCGATTCGGCTCAGACAAGCCCGATCTTCGCTTCGGCATGGAGCTCATGGACATCTCGGAGTACGTCAAGGGTTCGGACTTCAAGGTCTTCTCCTCCGTCCTCGAAAACGGCGGACAGGTCAAGGTCATCAACGTCGAGGACTATGCGAATATCCCGCGCCGTGAGCTGGACGGTCTCGTGCAGTATGTGCAGGGTTACGGCGCGAAGGGTCTCGCGTGGATTCAGTACACGGAAGAGGGCGTGAAATCGCCGTTCAAGAAGTTCTACGCCGATGAGGTCTTCGAGAAGATCAAGGAGGCCTGCCATGCCAAGACGGGCGATCTCCTGCTCGTCATCGCGGACAAGCCGCTCGTCGTCGCACAGGCGCTCGGCGAACTGCGCCTTGAGATGGCGCGCCGCCGCGGCCTCATCGATGCCGATGCGCTGAAATTCCTCTGGGTCACGGACTTCCCGATGTTTGAATACAACGAGGAAGAGAAGCGCTGGAAGGCCATGCACCATCCGTTCACGGCGCCGCGCCGCGAGGATGTCGAGTACTTGATGTCCGACCCCGGAAGGGTCAAGGCGAACGCTTACGACATGGTTCTGAACGGCGTCGAGATCGGCGGCGGCAGCCTGCGCATCTATCAGGGAGATTTGCAGGAGAAGGTCTTCGAGGCCATCGGGCTCACGCAGGAAGAGGCGCGTCAGAAGTTCGGCTTCATGATGGACGCCTTCGAGTACGGCACGCCGCCGCACGGCGGTATCGCTTTCGGTCTCGACCGCCTCGTCATGCTCATGGCGAAACGTCGCTCGATCCGCGACGTCATCGCGTTCCCCAAGACGCAGAGCGCTTCGGACGTGATGTCGCACGCGCCGTCCGAGGTCGACGCCAAGCAGCTGCGCGAGCTTTATGTGCGCTCGACGGCGGTCAAGAAGGAAGAGAAGAAGTAG